Proteins from a single region of Desulfolutivibrio sulfoxidireducens:
- the proB gene encoding glutamate 5-kinase — protein sequence MDETLWREHRRRVMAEARRVVVKVGSAVLAGPAGLDQAVVADLARQVAALAAEGREILMVSSGAVAAGRGVIASHYTPSSVPHRQAASAIGQSRLIHAYDQEFALHGKAAAQVLLTRDDLECRERYLNLRNTLRTLFDFGVIPVINENDSVAVQELVYGDNDCLAGLLVGVVGAELLVNLTSAGGVFAKNPDEAPRAAPLACIPDIGSLDIEAMCGQKTLLGTGGMHSKLLAAKRVAQLCAPTLILCGRDPGAMVRAFAGEEIGTWIMPEKKAISRRKYWLAYNLDQKGGIVIDAGAARALREGGKSLLPAGIVDVTGEFGVGAPVRILLADGETVGVGLTNYGASDLKKIMGLRSNRIAQVLGQASYPEAVHRDNMVLGAAV from the coding sequence ATGGACGAGACGCTCTGGCGGGAGCATCGCCGCCGGGTGATGGCCGAGGCCCGCCGGGTGGTGGTCAAGGTGGGCAGCGCGGTCCTGGCCGGCCCGGCGGGGTTGGACCAGGCGGTGGTGGCCGATCTGGCCCGGCAGGTGGCGGCGCTTGCGGCCGAGGGCCGGGAGATCCTCATGGTGTCGAGCGGGGCCGTGGCCGCCGGGCGCGGGGTCATCGCCAGCCACTACACCCCCTCCTCGGTGCCCCATCGCCAGGCGGCCTCGGCCATCGGCCAAAGCCGGCTGATCCACGCCTACGACCAGGAATTCGCCCTCCACGGCAAGGCCGCGGCCCAGGTCCTGCTCACCCGCGATGACCTGGAGTGCCGGGAACGCTACCTCAACCTGCGCAACACCCTGCGCACCCTGTTCGACTTCGGGGTCATCCCGGTCATCAACGAAAACGATTCCGTGGCCGTGCAGGAACTGGTCTACGGGGACAACGACTGTCTGGCCGGACTGCTGGTGGGGGTGGTCGGGGCCGAGCTTCTGGTCAACCTGACCTCGGCCGGGGGGGTCTTCGCAAAAAACCCCGACGAGGCCCCGCGGGCCGCGCCCCTGGCCTGTATCCCGGACATCGGGTCCCTGGACATCGAGGCCATGTGCGGCCAAAAGACCCTGCTCGGCACCGGGGGCATGCACTCCAAGCTCTTGGCGGCCAAGCGCGTGGCCCAACTGTGCGCGCCGACCCTGATCCTGTGCGGCCGCGATCCCGGGGCCATGGTCCGGGCCTTTGCCGGGGAGGAGATCGGCACCTGGATCATGCCCGAAAAAAAGGCCATCTCCCGGCGCAAGTACTGGCTGGCCTACAACCTGGACCAAAAGGGCGGCATCGTCATCGACGCGGGCGCGGCCAGGGCCTTGCGCGAGGGCGGCAAGAGCCTTTTGCCGGCCGGCATCGTGGACGTGACCGGGGAGTTCGGGGTGGGCGCGCCGGTGCGCATCCTTCTGGCCGACGGCGAGACCGTCGGGGTGGGGCTGACCAACTACGGGGCGTCCGACCTGAAAAAGATCATGGGCCTGCGCAGCAACCGCATCGCCCAGGTCCTGGGCCAGGCCTCGTATCCCGAGGCCGTGCACCGGGACAACATGGTCCTGGGGGCGGCGGTCTGA
- a CDS encoding polysaccharide biosynthesis/export family protein, translating to MPGKVPGKKYRYVLLLVAASLLLSGCSSFLASSGPSRAMVLNAETKDTTSGIMVIEVTGDVARRLLENKKAFHFSSLASECPKGGQYVGPGDIVDVTIWETPPAALFFNTTSDLGVAPNAVAPMRFPEQQIGGDGKLSVPFAGQVNVTGRTLREIEAEICSRLKGRANDPQVQVRLVKNTSSTATIVGEVDTSCVVSLTPKCERILDALAAAEGATEAVNKLMIQLTRAGNVYSMPLQEVIASGRDNINLLPGDVITVLYRPNSFTALGATGHNTEIEFEATGITLAQALARAGGPDDNKADPRGVFLFRFEPVDAMQWPKRPEIVTPENTVPVIYTVNLMDPATFFAAQSFPIKDNDVLYISNAPGVELKKFLSILSTIVSPALSTTSQVRTLTNTGAWK from the coding sequence ATGCCTGGCAAGGTTCCGGGAAAGAAATATAGATACGTCCTGCTTCTGGTCGCGGCGTCCTTGCTGTTGTCCGGCTGCTCGTCGTTTCTCGCCTCAAGCGGACCTTCGCGCGCGATGGTCTTGAACGCGGAGACGAAGGACACCACCTCCGGCATCATGGTCATCGAGGTCACGGGGGATGTGGCCCGCCGTTTGCTGGAGAACAAAAAAGCCTTTCACTTCTCCTCCCTGGCCTCGGAATGCCCGAAAGGCGGCCAGTATGTCGGGCCTGGGGACATCGTGGACGTCACCATCTGGGAGACGCCTCCGGCCGCATTGTTTTTCAATACGACGTCGGATCTCGGGGTGGCGCCAAACGCGGTCGCGCCCATGCGTTTTCCGGAACAGCAGATCGGCGGCGATGGCAAACTCTCCGTCCCCTTCGCCGGGCAGGTCAACGTCACCGGGCGCACGTTGCGGGAGATCGAGGCGGAGATTTGCAGCAGGCTGAAAGGCAGGGCCAATGATCCGCAGGTCCAGGTGCGCCTGGTCAAGAATACCTCCTCGACGGCGACCATCGTCGGCGAGGTGGATACCAGTTGCGTGGTGTCGTTGACGCCGAAATGCGAACGCATTCTGGATGCCCTGGCCGCCGCCGAGGGCGCGACCGAGGCGGTCAACAAACTGATGATCCAACTGACTCGCGCCGGGAATGTCTATTCCATGCCGCTTCAGGAGGTCATCGCCTCCGGGCGCGACAACATCAATCTTCTGCCGGGCGATGTCATAACCGTCCTGTATCGGCCCAACAGCTTCACCGCCCTCGGGGCCACGGGCCACAATACCGAGATCGAATTCGAGGCCACCGGCATCACCCTGGCCCAGGCCCTGGCCCGGGCCGGCGGCCCGGACGACAACAAAGCCGATCCCCGGGGCGTCTTTCTTTTCCGTTTCGAGCCGGTGGACGCCATGCAGTGGCCCAAAAGGCCGGAGATCGTGACCCCGGAAAACACCGTTCCGGTCATTTACACGGTCAACCTGATGGATCCGGCCACCTTCTTCGCCGCGCAATCCTTTCCCATAAAGGACAACGACGTCCTGTACATCTCCAATGCACCGGGAGTGGAACTCAAGAAGTTCCTGTCCATCCTCTCCACCATCGTCAGCCCCGCCCTGTCGACCACGAGCCAGGTCAGGACGCTGACGAACACCGGGGCCTGGAAATAA
- a CDS encoding response regulator has translation MKFLFVDDDDSILLFLEECLSPYASCVSAQNGTEAVSAFDLAMREGAPFTAVFMDILMPDMDGNRVVRELRHLEAVLGISEANRFKLVMISVCTDTKNVSESFFGGMADAYIPKPLRVDVLLRELKRTGILPQTS, from the coding sequence ATGAAGTTTCTTTTCGTGGACGACGACGACAGCATCCTGCTTTTTCTGGAAGAATGCCTATCGCCCTACGCCTCGTGCGTGTCCGCGCAAAACGGCACGGAGGCGGTTTCGGCCTTCGACCTGGCCATGCGCGAAGGCGCGCCGTTCACGGCCGTGTTCATGGACATCCTCATGCCGGACATGGACGGGAACCGGGTGGTGCGGGAGTTGCGCCATCTGGAGGCCGTCCTGGGGATTTCCGAGGCGAACCGGTTCAAACTGGTGATGATTTCCGTGTGCACGGACACCAAAAACGTCAGCGAGTCCTTTTTCGGCGGCATGGCCGACGCCTACATCCCCAAACCCCTTCGGGTGGACGTGCTTTTGCGGGAACTCAAAAGAACCGGTATCCTGCCCCAAACCTCCTGA
- a CDS encoding response regulator encodes MANILVADDSTVTRAWLEKLLPAMGHAVAGMAPCGMEAVRLAAALRPDLVLMDVCMPGEMDGLSAGDRIGATLRIPVVYMTAHTDEAILGRIMDAAPLGFVIKPIQAAQLRLTLEITLRTTAEKALAEANARLERLLLEDRLRRDLENADAASRAKTEFLARVSHELRTPLNSILGMCEVLAEAGLDPAHQGCIETIGQSGETLLRLIDDVLDISRLDSGRLPLRNMSFSPEAALRETAAAITPMAQKKGLRVHVRVQPGLPEAMRGDPSALRRVLGNLADNAVKFTDRGEVELIVEPAPSGSNANRLFFRVRDTGVGIDPKDQRTVFEPFAHPPGSNRPRSGAGLGLAVATRLAGLMGGEILLESRPGLGSLFTFTVPLEPLEEPSPGVPVPPPEAADNAGATTTPFSASPAAAGPGPGPRRILVAEDNQGNRDVISLYLEGSPFATDMAADGAAAVALFRPGAYAAVLMDIDMPVMDGFTATREMRRLEAAADVPQTPIIALTAHDLPEFRRLMIEAGCTDFLVKPIRKARLLEALPHPAPEQPAAFIEIAAGHGEPPPEVLRLLPAFFSIQIRNLDKMRHALARNDLDILRIMGHGLRGSALTYGMAAMAELGVEIERAAKAGDTAVMDGLLDRLGETIAREAERDRTSV; translated from the coding sequence ATGGCGAACATCCTGGTGGCCGACGACTCCACCGTGACCCGCGCCTGGCTGGAAAAACTCCTGCCGGCCATGGGCCACGCCGTGGCGGGCATGGCCCCCTGCGGCATGGAGGCCGTGCGCCTGGCCGCCGCGCTGCGCCCGGACCTGGTGCTCATGGACGTGTGCATGCCCGGGGAGATGGACGGGCTGTCGGCCGGGGACCGGATCGGCGCGACCCTGCGCATCCCCGTGGTGTACATGACCGCCCACACCGACGAGGCCATCCTCGGGCGCATCATGGACGCCGCCCCACTGGGGTTCGTCATCAAACCCATCCAGGCCGCCCAACTGCGCCTGACCCTGGAAATCACCCTGCGCACCACGGCCGAGAAGGCCCTGGCCGAGGCCAACGCCCGCCTGGAGCGCCTGCTCCTCGAGGACCGGCTGCGTCGGGACCTGGAAAACGCCGACGCCGCCTCCCGGGCCAAGACCGAATTTCTGGCCAGGGTGAGCCATGAACTGCGCACACCCTTAAACAGCATCCTCGGCATGTGCGAGGTGCTGGCCGAGGCCGGCCTCGATCCGGCGCACCAGGGCTGCATCGAGACTATCGGCCAGTCCGGGGAGACGCTGCTTCGCCTGATCGACGATGTCCTGGACATCTCGCGCCTGGATTCCGGACGGCTGCCCCTTCGGAACATGTCCTTTTCCCCCGAGGCCGCACTGCGGGAAACGGCCGCCGCGATCACCCCCATGGCCCAAAAAAAGGGCCTGCGCGTGCATGTCCGGGTGCAGCCGGGCCTGCCGGAGGCCATGCGCGGCGATCCCTCGGCCCTGCGCCGGGTGCTGGGCAACCTGGCCGACAATGCCGTGAAGTTCACGGACCGGGGCGAGGTGGAACTCATCGTGGAGCCCGCGCCGTCGGGGTCGAATGCAAACCGGCTCTTTTTCCGGGTCCGGGATACCGGGGTCGGCATCGACCCCAAGGACCAGCGGACCGTTTTCGAGCCCTTCGCCCATCCCCCGGGCTCGAACCGCCCCCGGTCCGGAGCCGGGCTCGGCCTGGCCGTCGCCACCAGGCTGGCCGGGCTCATGGGCGGGGAGATCCTCCTGGAGAGCCGGCCCGGCCTTGGCAGCCTGTTCACCTTCACGGTCCCTCTGGAGCCCCTCGAAGAACCCTCGCCGGGCGTCCCCGTCCCGCCCCCGGAGGCCGCGGACAACGCGGGCGCGACGACCACGCCGTTTTCGGCTTCGCCCGCGGCGGCCGGGCCCGGCCCCGGCCCGCGACGGATCCTGGTGGCCGAGGACAACCAGGGCAACCGGGACGTCATCTCCCTGTACCTGGAGGGGTCGCCGTTTGCGACCGACATGGCCGCCGACGGGGCCGCGGCTGTGGCCCTGTTTCGCCCCGGGGCGTATGCGGCGGTGCTCATGGACATCGACATGCCGGTCATGGACGGATTCACGGCCACAAGGGAAATGCGCCGCCTGGAAGCCGCGGCCGACGTCCCGCAAACCCCCATCATTGCCCTGACGGCCCATGACCTCCCCGAGTTCCGCAGGCTTATGATCGAGGCCGGATGCACGGATTTTCTGGTCAAACCCATCCGCAAGGCCCGGCTGCTGGAGGCCTTGCCGCACCCCGCCCCGGAGCAGCCCGCCGCGTTCATCGAGATCGCCGCCGGGCACGGCGAGCCGCCTCCCGAGGTCCTCCGGCTGTTGCCCGCCTTTTTTTCCATTCAAATCCGCAATCTGGACAAAATGCGCCACGCCCTGGCCCGCAATGACCTGGACATCCTGCGGATCATGGGGCATGGGCTGCGCGGTTCGGCCCTGACCTACGGCATGGCGGCCATGGCCGAACTGGGTGTGGAGATCGAGAGAGCGGCCAAGGCCGGAGACACGGCGGTCATGGACGGCCTGCTCGACCGCCTGGGAGAAACCATCGCGCGGGAGGCCGAGCGGGACCGGACCTCGGTCTGA
- a CDS encoding HD-GYP domain-containing protein: MKKGTGSASGPSDNRDFFAVSPLMIFPKALGKFKVFIKQAGRYVLYAGEDEQFTARHRKKLHDNGVTEVYVQAEQRQSYQSYVERHLPQILGDEAIPLEERSKVLRTAASGIVQDVFDNKLPTGMTKREYSRILGFVEKATAFLAREEALRQIASLASHDYSIYSHSVQVFVYVTSILQALKTPESLIVETGVGAMLHDLGKMAIDKNLLQKPGPLTEEERRLIQTHPVKGVAFCIGMPVSPAVTACILLHHERMDGSGYPGGISGENIPLHVRALSAADVYDAMTTKRPYSEAATPFEALRVMRDDMPGAFDMDIFKTLVMVLSGANIV, from the coding sequence ATGAAAAAGGGGACGGGGTCGGCCTCGGGGCCATCCGACAATCGCGATTTTTTCGCGGTGTCGCCGCTTATGATCTTTCCCAAGGCCCTGGGGAAGTTCAAGGTTTTTATCAAGCAGGCTGGGAGGTACGTGCTGTACGCCGGGGAAGACGAGCAGTTCACGGCGCGCCACAGAAAAAAACTCCACGACAACGGCGTGACCGAGGTGTACGTCCAGGCCGAACAGCGCCAGTCCTATCAGAGCTACGTGGAGCGCCACCTGCCCCAGATCCTGGGCGACGAGGCCATCCCCCTGGAGGAGCGCTCCAAGGTCCTGCGCACCGCCGCCTCGGGCATCGTCCAGGACGTCTTCGACAATAAGCTGCCCACGGGCATGACCAAGCGGGAATACTCGCGCATCCTCGGCTTCGTGGAAAAGGCCACGGCGTTTCTGGCCAGGGAGGAGGCCCTGCGGCAGATCGCCTCCCTGGCCTCCCACGACTATTCCATCTACTCCCACAGCGTCCAGGTCTTCGTGTACGTCACCTCCATCCTCCAGGCCCTCAAGACGCCCGAAAGCCTTATCGTGGAGACCGGGGTGGGAGCCATGCTGCACGATCTGGGAAAGATGGCCATAGACAAGAACCTGCTGCAAAAGCCCGGACCGCTCACGGAAGAGGAGCGTCGTTTGATCCAGACCCATCCGGTCAAGGGCGTGGCCTTTTGCATCGGCATGCCCGTAAGTCCGGCGGTGACGGCCTGCATCCTGCTCCATCACGAACGCATGGACGGTTCGGGCTATCCCGGCGGGATATCCGGCGAGAACATTCCCTTGCACGTGCGCGCCCTGTCCGCCGCCGACGTCTACGACGCCATGACCACCAAACGCCCTTACTCCGAGGCCGCCACGCCCTTCGAGGCCCTTCGGGTCATGCGTGACGACATGCCCGGGGCCTTCGACATGGACATCTTCAAGACCCTGGTCATGGTTTTAAGCGGGGCCAACATCGTCTGA
- a CDS encoding class I SAM-dependent methyltransferase has translation MTPYRCNLCQASSARRLGTFHGRDLVACRACGLRAYHPLPTDAELRALYASADYLAADYFALEDLHTNHGRRMGQAARLLGERYETGGRILEIGPGQGHFLKQCRDLGLEVEAIEFSPPLARALRERFGCVVREKPLEACGLPSRAYQGVAAFDLLEHVRDPMGLLREMWRILAPGGTLVLSTVSTDNVLDALGRLLARLGLSGPMAKLHPPYHLYYFTPELLERYLAAAGFTLESLEQENYDPRKATPRRVEQWALRAIYLLHDLTGRRTNLYVTCVKPAHALRQE, from the coding sequence ATGACGCCGTACCGCTGCAATCTCTGCCAGGCCTCCAGCGCGCGACGTCTGGGGACGTTTCATGGCCGCGATCTGGTGGCCTGCCGGGCGTGCGGCCTGCGCGCCTACCATCCCCTGCCCACGGACGCGGAACTGCGGGCCTTGTATGCCTCGGCGGACTACCTCGCGGCCGACTATTTCGCGCTTGAGGACCTGCACACCAACCACGGCCGCCGCATGGGCCAGGCCGCACGCCTTCTCGGCGAACGCTACGAGACGGGCGGGCGGATCCTGGAGATCGGGCCGGGGCAGGGGCATTTTCTGAAGCAGTGCCGCGATCTTGGACTTGAGGTCGAGGCCATCGAGTTCTCCCCGCCCCTGGCCCGGGCCCTGCGGGAGCGTTTCGGGTGCGTGGTGCGCGAAAAGCCCCTGGAGGCGTGCGGCCTGCCGTCCAGGGCCTACCAGGGAGTGGCGGCCTTCGACCTCCTGGAGCATGTCCGCGACCCCATGGGTCTTTTGCGGGAGATGTGGCGCATCCTGGCCCCGGGCGGGACCCTGGTCCTGAGCACGGTCAGCACGGACAACGTCCTGGACGCCCTGGGCCGGCTTTTGGCCCGTCTGGGCCTTTCCGGCCCCATGGCCAAGCTCCATCCGCCGTATCACCTGTACTATTTCACGCCGGAGCTGCTCGAACGATACCTGGCGGCCGCCGGATTCACACTGGAGAGCCTGGAGCAGGAGAATTACGACCCGCGCAAGGCCACGCCGCGCCGGGTCGAACAGTGGGCGCTACGGGCCATCTACCTGCTGCACGACCTGACCGGCCGGCGCACCAACCTCTACGTCACCTGCGTGAAGCCGGCCCATGCGCTTCGGCAAGAGTGA
- a CDS encoding 2-phosphosulfolactate phosphatase, which yields MHIVISNLLSGAARAKGTAVVIDVFRAGATACHAVAAGAARLVPAGSVEEALALKQTHPDFLLMGERGCLRPEGFDFGNSPSEIKDTDLAGKTVVHATSAGTRGVLAAMESADEVLAMSFVNLSATAAYLSARMPEMVTLVAMGQAGETPSPEDKLCAMYLKNELEDVPNSMEAIRGFLRNTPSAEIFFGETAIVPETDYDLCLALDAFDFVLRARRAPEGFVELVAIGPGARREGDG from the coding sequence ATGCATATCGTCATCTCCAACCTGCTCTCCGGCGCGGCCAGGGCCAAGGGCACGGCCGTGGTCATCGACGTGTTCCGGGCCGGCGCCACGGCCTGCCACGCCGTTGCCGCCGGCGCGGCGCGCCTGGTCCCGGCCGGAAGCGTGGAGGAGGCCCTGGCCCTGAAACAGACCCATCCCGACTTCCTGCTCATGGGCGAGCGCGGCTGTCTCAGGCCCGAGGGCTTCGATTTCGGCAATTCCCCCTCGGAAATCAAGGACACGGACCTGGCCGGCAAGACCGTGGTCCACGCCACCAGCGCCGGGACCCGGGGGGTTCTGGCGGCCATGGAATCGGCCGACGAGGTCCTGGCCATGTCGTTTGTCAATCTCTCGGCCACGGCGGCCTATCTCTCGGCCAGAATGCCGGAGATGGTCACCCTGGTGGCCATGGGCCAGGCCGGAGAGACCCCGTCTCCGGAAGACAAATTGTGCGCCATGTACCTGAAAAACGAACTGGAGGACGTGCCCAACAGCATGGAGGCCATCCGGGGATTTCTGCGCAACACCCCGAGCGCCGAGATCTTTTTCGGGGAAACGGCCATCGTGCCGGAGACCGATTATGATTTGTGTCTGGCCCTGGACGCCTTTGATTTCGTCCTGCGGGCCAGACGCGCCCCGGAGGGGTTCGTGGAACTCGTGGCCATCGGCCCCGGGGCGCGGCGGGAAGGGGACGGATGA
- a CDS encoding dual CXXC motif small (seleno)protein, which translates to MRCGVCGAQFNPSQFLEVMDEDFERVFGGMPLDRL; encoded by the coding sequence TTGCGCTGCGGGGTCTGCGGCGCGCAGTTCAATCCGTCTCAGTTCCTGGAGGTGATGGACGAGGATTTCGAGCGGGTCTTCGGGGGGATGCCCCTGGATCGGCTGTAG
- a CDS encoding WcbI family polysaccharide biosynthesis putative acetyltransferase, which produces MGNGDIMTAPGKKKIVLSQTCQGLVLERLLMASKELQEHFSCTFIPNYETLDGKTSVASSDDLATALGDCDILIYHDVSSYDFPSLIRKMPPGAQTIKIPYITSNIYWPTLDFKNPCWLSPHGSTAHIPWPCVALNELIVAERDKKRVIDAYLALDLAQVVSLDAVRENQIGYLRAAEKDSIFHLADYVEQNFIERQLFHLINHPAMPVFLEVANTIFQFLGIRRLQKYAYDPFHNHQIPLHPSIIRHYNITWCDETTKFTILDKSMCFEEYVNFYVDSYIEKYQYTMFPVPQKPFRGKFTPWRKLKDALAGRMKSPRAGAGLFS; this is translated from the coding sequence GTGGGCAACGGCGACATCATGACGGCTCCAGGAAAAAAGAAGATCGTCCTTTCGCAGACCTGTCAGGGGTTGGTGTTGGAACGGCTGCTCATGGCGTCTAAGGAGTTGCAAGAGCATTTTTCCTGTACCTTCATCCCGAATTACGAAACCCTCGACGGAAAGACCAGCGTGGCGTCGAGCGACGATCTGGCAACAGCCCTTGGCGACTGCGACATCCTGATATACCATGACGTCTCAAGCTATGACTTCCCGTCGCTGATCCGGAAGATGCCGCCCGGGGCCCAGACGATCAAGATCCCCTACATCACGTCGAATATCTACTGGCCGACCCTGGACTTCAAGAATCCCTGCTGGCTGTCTCCGCATGGCTCCACGGCGCACATTCCCTGGCCATGCGTCGCGCTCAATGAATTGATCGTCGCCGAGCGGGACAAAAAAAGGGTGATTGACGCCTATCTGGCCCTGGATCTGGCCCAGGTCGTGTCCCTGGATGCCGTGCGGGAGAATCAAATCGGATATCTGCGGGCGGCCGAGAAGGATTCCATCTTTCATCTTGCGGACTATGTCGAACAAAACTTCATTGAACGACAGCTTTTTCATTTGATCAACCACCCCGCGATGCCGGTCTTTTTGGAGGTGGCGAACACCATCTTCCAGTTCCTGGGGATTCGCCGGCTTCAAAAGTATGCCTACGATCCGTTTCACAATCACCAGATACCCCTGCATCCGTCCATAATACGGCATTACAATATCACCTGGTGCGACGAAACGACGAAGTTTACGATTCTTGACAAGTCGATGTGTTTCGAGGAGTATGTCAATTTTTATGTTGATTCGTACATAGAAAAGTATCAGTACACGATGTTCCCGGTTCCCCAAAAGCCCTTCAGAGGAAAGTTCACCCCCTGGCGGAAGCTGAAGGATGCCTTGGCCGGCCGCATGAAGTCCCCACGCGCCGGTGCGGGTCTTTTTTCCTAA
- a CDS encoding chemotaxis protein CheA: MAVDNGMRGLFMEEVGETLAELDGALLELEKSPRDAELVNRVFRAVHTLKGACDMFGVDAAVALAHAVESVFDHVRGGWREVDKALLDLAFAARDRFAAMLAEGADLEAEKDAALSEALRELLRGTNLDVSSHARAGETAPPAPETLGPRAGEAEAPPAPRTFRVTYAPKRLDGEGAGDVLALLDELRGLGECRVEADLSRTPLLDRFDPTACPVRFTVLLTTDRGENAIRDVFIFLDDETEATVESVEEWELADVWRTPKAPPVPGEAVAAPPSVTRGDAPAPAGVPIPPREDSADRASGPSTPAAPAGAAAPAAPALEARKTPAREPVHSLRVDAAKLDDLVDLVGELVIAQARLSQLAGAIGHTALTGVAEEIERLSNELRDNTLGIRMLPIGTTFGRFRRLVRDLSSEMHKRIELVTEGGETELDKTVIEQLGDPLVHLLRNSIDHGIESPTERMEHGKPPVGRIVLSAEHAGGEVVIRIIDDGRGMDPGKIRAKAVEKGLVSAESRLTEGEIFSLIFLPGFSTAEKVTNISGRGVGMDVVKRGIESLRGKIEIQSEPGAGSRIIIKLPLTLAIIDGLQVRSGDEHYIVPLSLVEECVELPAESWRSSSRNRTIHLRGELVPYLRLREVFGLSGEPPAIEQVVVTRHEGQRAGLAVDEVVGQRQTVIKSLGAYIGAVEGISGATINGDGSMSLILDVPTLVASVRREAA, translated from the coding sequence ATGGCCGTGGACAACGGGATGCGGGGGCTTTTCATGGAAGAGGTGGGGGAAACCCTGGCCGAACTCGACGGCGCGCTTCTTGAGTTGGAAAAATCCCCCCGGGACGCGGAGCTGGTCAACCGCGTCTTCCGGGCCGTGCATACCCTCAAGGGGGCCTGCGACATGTTCGGGGTGGACGCGGCCGTGGCCCTGGCCCATGCTGTGGAGTCGGTCTTCGACCATGTGCGCGGCGGCTGGCGGGAGGTGGACAAGGCCCTCCTGGACCTGGCCTTCGCGGCGCGGGACCGCTTCGCGGCCATGCTGGCCGAGGGCGCGGATCTGGAAGCGGAAAAGGACGCGGCCCTTTCCGAGGCCTTGCGGGAGCTCCTGCGCGGCACAAATCTCGATGTCTCTTCCCACGCCCGGGCCGGGGAAACGGCCCCGCCGGCCCCAGAGACCCTCGGGCCGAGGGCCGGCGAGGCCGAAGCGCCCCCCGCGCCCCGGACATTCCGGGTCACCTACGCCCCCAAGCGTCTTGACGGGGAGGGCGCGGGCGATGTGCTGGCCCTTCTGGACGAACTGCGGGGACTCGGGGAGTGCCGGGTGGAGGCGGACCTGTCGCGGACGCCGCTCCTCGACCGGTTCGACCCCACGGCCTGCCCGGTGCGGTTTACCGTTCTTTTGACCACGGATCGGGGCGAGAACGCCATTCGTGACGTATTCATCTTTCTCGACGACGAGACCGAGGCGACGGTGGAATCCGTGGAGGAGTGGGAGTTGGCCGACGTGTGGCGGACCCCGAAGGCTCCCCCCGTGCCGGGCGAGGCCGTGGCCGCCCCGCCGTCCGTGACCCGGGGGGATGCCCCGGCTCCGGCCGGGGTCCCGATCCCGCCGCGGGAAGACTCGGCGGACCGTGCGTCCGGCCCGTCCACCCCCGCCGCCCCGGCCGGGGCGGCGGCACCGGCCGCACCGGCCCTGGAGGCCCGCAAGACCCCGGCCAGGGAACCCGTGCACAGCCTGCGGGTGGACGCGGCCAAGCTTGACGACCTGGTCGACCTGGTGGGCGAACTGGTCATCGCCCAGGCCAGGCTCAGCCAACTGGCCGGCGCCATCGGGCACACGGCCCTGACCGGCGTGGCCGAGGAGATCGAGCGGCTGTCCAACGAGCTGCGGGACAATACCCTGGGCATCCGCATGCTGCCTATCGGCACCACCTTCGGCCGCTTCCGGCGGCTGGTGCGTGATCTGTCCTCGGAGATGCACAAGCGGATCGAGCTGGTCACCGAGGGCGGCGAGACCGAGCTGGACAAGACGGTCATCGAGCAGCTCGGCGACCCGTTGGTGCACCTTTTGCGCAACAGCATCGACCACGGCATCGAGTCGCCCACGGAGCGCATGGAGCACGGCAAGCCGCCTGTGGGCAGGATCGTGCTCTCGGCCGAGCACGCCGGCGGCGAGGTGGTTATCCGCATCATCGACGACGGCCGGGGCATGGACCCGGGGAAAATCCGGGCCAAGGCCGTGGAGAAGGGGCTCGTTTCGGCCGAGTCCCGGCTCACGGAGGGCGAGATATTCAGCCTGATCTTTCTGCCGGGCTTTTCCACGGCCGAGAAGGTGACCAATATCTCCGGCCGGGGCGTGGGCATGGACGTGGTCAAGCGGGGCATCGAGTCCTTGCGCGGCAAGATCGAGATCCAAAGCGAACCCGGCGCGGGCAGCCGGATCATCATCAAGCTGCCCCTGACCCTGGCCATCATCGACGGGTTGCAGGTCCGCTCCGGGGACGAACACTACATCGTGCCCCTGTCCCTGGTGGAGGAATGCGTGGAGCTGCCGGCCGAGTCCTGGCGAAGCTCGAGCCGTAACCGGACCATCCATCTGCGCGGGGAGCTCGTGCCCTACCTCCGGCTGCGGGAGGTGTTCGGGCTTTCGGGCGAGCCGCCGGCCATCGAGCAGGTGGTGGTCACCCGGCACGAGGGCCAGCGGGCCGGACTGGCCGTGGACGAGGTGGTGGGGCAGAGGCAGACGGTCATCAAGAGCCTGGGCGCCTACATCGGCGCCGTGGAGGGCATCTCCGGGGCGACCATCAACGGCGATGGCTCCATGTCCCTGATCCTGGACGTGCCCACGCTTGTGGCCTCGGTCAGGCGCGAGGCGGCGTAG